A window of Chitinophagales bacterium contains these coding sequences:
- a CDS encoding tetratricopeptide repeat protein yields MKEHPYQEDREQFRELLKQYENLRNGRSHSFLDEDSFERIIDYFDEREELTNALEAAELGAEQYPFSSILLIKKADILLASRRYRESLDILEKASLLDSMDINLYILKTDAYLALDQPERAVELLEQALSLFDGQERIELLFELADVYDDYEEFDKIFDCLKLILEQDPNNEEALYKICFWTDFTGRNEESIRLHQIIIDEYPYNELAWFNLAAAYQGLKLYEKAIDAYQYAVTIEEKFDYAYRNMGDAYIRLRKYKEAIEVLEKVIELSKPEDLIYEAIGHCYDKMHKYGQARFYYRKASHLNPDESKLYYKLAYTYFNEGQFQQAARQLESALRIHPKQPDYNLLMGECRLQLGQFKESIASLTQVVSARPRNVAGWEAILRCLFKAEFYNEALVQVESALVATGKRPLFLFYKSAFLLAAGKTKEGLLWLEQALSLDAKKLKRFVELNPMILQNQQVVDLIARFKKKNA; encoded by the coding sequence ATGAAAGAACATCCATACCAAGAAGACAGGGAGCAGTTTAGGGAGTTGTTGAAACAGTATGAAAACCTGAGGAACGGCCGTTCGCATTCATTTTTGGATGAAGACTCATTTGAGCGCATCATCGACTACTTTGATGAGCGGGAAGAGCTGACCAATGCCCTGGAGGCGGCAGAACTGGGCGCCGAGCAATACCCCTTTTCCTCCATTCTCCTGATCAAGAAAGCAGATATACTACTGGCCTCCCGACGCTACCGGGAGTCGCTCGATATTCTCGAGAAGGCCTCCCTGCTCGATAGCATGGATATCAACCTTTACATTCTTAAGACGGATGCCTATCTCGCGCTTGACCAGCCTGAGCGGGCGGTCGAACTCCTGGAACAGGCATTATCCCTCTTTGACGGACAGGAAAGAATTGAACTGTTATTTGAACTCGCGGATGTATATGACGATTACGAAGAATTTGATAAGATTTTTGACTGTCTGAAACTGATCCTGGAACAGGATCCCAATAATGAAGAGGCCTTGTACAAGATCTGTTTCTGGACTGATTTCACAGGGCGCAATGAAGAGAGCATTCGCCTGCATCAGATCATCATTGATGAATACCCTTATAATGAATTGGCCTGGTTCAACCTGGCCGCTGCCTATCAGGGATTGAAGTTGTACGAGAAGGCCATTGATGCCTATCAATATGCTGTTACTATTGAAGAGAAATTTGATTATGCGTATCGCAATATGGGCGATGCCTATATCCGCTTGCGCAAATACAAGGAGGCCATTGAGGTATTGGAAAAAGTGATCGAATTATCTAAACCGGAAGACCTGATCTATGAAGCGATCGGTCACTGTTATGATAAAATGCACAAATACGGACAGGCCAGGTTCTATTACCGGAAAGCCTCACACCTGAACCCGGACGAGAGCAAACTCTATTACAAACTGGCGTATACCTATTTCAACGAAGGCCAGTTTCAGCAGGCCGCGCGGCAACTGGAATCGGCCTTGCGTATCCATCCCAAACAACCCGATTACAATCTGCTGATGGGTGAATGTCGCTTACAACTGGGACAGTTTAAGGAATCCATTGCCAGTTTGACCCAGGTGGTGAGTGCCCGGCCCCGCAATGTGGCCGGATGGGAAGCGATCCTGCGCTGCCTGTTTAAAGCCGAATTCTACAATGAAGCACTGGTTCAGGTAGAATCTGCCCTCGTGGCCACAGGCAAAAGGCCACTCTTTTTATTCTACAAAAGCGCCTTTTTACTGGCGGCAGGCAAAACCAAAGAAGGTTTACTGTGGCTGGAACAGGCTTTGTCATTGGACGCTAAAAAACTCAAGCGCTTTGTGGAGTTAAACCCGATGATCCTGCAAAACCAGCAAGTGGTTGACCTGATCGCCCGGTTCAAGAAAAAGAATGCGTAA
- a CDS encoding phosphosulfolactate synthase — translation MNFKLKQIPDRNLKPRISGITMVMDKGLSVQEAENFMSASSPHVDVVKLGFGTSFVTPHLEEKLKVYKKYDIPVYFGGTLFEAFLVRNQFEDYIAVCKEFGIDYMEVSDGSITIPHAEKCGYIEKLTKHGTVLSEVGSKDAAHIIPPYKWIELMRAELNAGSSYVIAEAREAGNVGIYRGSGEVREGLVQEILTQIPAEKIMWEAPQKAQQLYFIELIGCNVNLGNIAPSEMLPLEAMRLGLRGDTFHLYLNKEEA, via the coding sequence ATGAACTTTAAGCTGAAACAGATACCGGACAGAAACCTAAAGCCACGTATTTCAGGGATCACCATGGTGATGGATAAAGGATTGAGTGTACAGGAAGCCGAAAACTTCATGAGTGCTTCAAGCCCGCATGTGGATGTCGTTAAGTTAGGCTTTGGAACTTCCTTTGTGACGCCCCACCTTGAAGAGAAATTGAAAGTGTACAAGAAGTATGATATCCCGGTTTATTTTGGAGGTACTCTTTTTGAAGCCTTTCTGGTCCGCAACCAGTTTGAAGATTATATCGCGGTGTGCAAAGAATTCGGGATCGACTATATGGAGGTCAGCGATGGTTCCATCACCATTCCCCACGCTGAGAAATGTGGATATATTGAGAAACTCACCAAACATGGTACCGTCTTGAGCGAAGTGGGCAGTAAGGATGCAGCCCATATCATTCCTCCCTACAAATGGATCGAATTGATGCGGGCCGAACTCAATGCAGGTTCCAGCTATGTGATCGCCGAAGCACGTGAGGCCGGTAATGTCGGTATCTATCGCGGAAGTGGAGAAGTAAGAGAAGGACTGGTACAGGAGATCCTGACCCAGATCCCCGCTGAGAAGATCATGTGGGAGGCACCCCAAAAAGCCCAACAACTTTATTTTATTGAATTGATCGGTTGCAATGTCAACCTGGGAAATATCGCGCCATCTGAAATGCTGCCGCTCGAAGCCATGCGGTTGGGATTGCGCGGAGATACTTTCCACCTTTACCTGAACAAAGAGGAAGCATGA
- a CDS encoding shikimate dehydrogenase, giving the protein MKVYGLIGYPLTHSFSQRYFSEKFSQENIQGCTYQNFSIPSMDEFPFVLATPGLSGLNVTIPYKEAVIPFLDETDEVVKEIGACNCIRIEDGKKTGYNTDVIGFERSLQSGLQAQHDKALVLGTGGAAKAVKWVLKKKGIPFLSVSRRPEPPETLSYAELTPDLIASHRLIINTTPLGMYPLVEECPPIDFNAVESNHFLFDLIYNPETTRFLQYGMDKGATTQNGFDMLIHQAEESWKIWNNLI; this is encoded by the coding sequence ATGAAGGTCTATGGACTTATAGGCTATCCGCTCACGCATTCATTCTCTCAACGTTATTTCTCCGAAAAGTTCAGCCAGGAAAACATCCAGGGCTGTACCTACCAGAATTTTTCCATCCCCTCCATGGATGAGTTTCCGTTTGTACTGGCAACACCGGGTCTGTCCGGGCTCAATGTGACCATACCTTACAAGGAAGCAGTCATCCCATTTCTTGATGAAACAGATGAGGTGGTCAAAGAGATCGGGGCCTGCAATTGTATCCGTATAGAGGACGGAAAAAAGACAGGATACAATACCGATGTCATAGGCTTTGAACGCTCCTTGCAGAGTGGGTTACAGGCCCAGCATGACAAAGCCCTGGTTTTAGGGACAGGAGGCGCCGCCAAAGCCGTCAAATGGGTACTTAAAAAGAAAGGCATCCCCTTTCTGTCCGTGTCCCGACGACCAGAACCTCCTGAAACCCTTAGTTACGCTGAATTGACCCCAGATCTTATAGCCAGCCACCGCCTGATCATCAATACCACCCCCTTGGGTATGTACCCCCTGGTGGAAGAATGCCCCCCAATCGATTTTAATGCAGTAGAAAGCAACCATTTCCTTTTCGATCTTATCTACAATCCTGAAACCACCCGTTTCCTTCAATACGGGATGGATAAAGGGGCCACTACCCAAAATGGGTTTGACATGCTGATCCACCAGGCGGAGGAAAGCTGGAAAATCTGGAATAATTTGATTTAA
- a CDS encoding tetratricopeptide repeat protein, whose translation MRILYSLVILLVACPVLYGQDSARLYLETGNRLKGEGNCQEALPLYQRAVQLDPRLAEGFVELAWCHNELGQYALALQHLRTAEGLLPDNKRVLYETGFAYYHLDSADKAIRLFRQALTQDSNYLLARIGMADVYRDKKNDSRTAINWYRSVIARDPNNKKAHYWAGWCHNELKEYTQAQPYLQRVLSLDPDDRLAYSELGYAAYSLKNFTDAISYLKKTETLPGPRIETAMYYLGLCYTQTGQKQEAIKKYNELVLMESELATGLLAEIRAMKQ comes from the coding sequence ATGAGGATCCTCTACTCGCTTGTAATCCTGTTAGTTGCGTGCCCTGTACTGTATGGGCAGGATTCCGCCCGTTTATACCTGGAAACAGGGAACAGGCTGAAAGGGGAAGGGAATTGCCAGGAAGCCCTGCCCTTGTACCAACGAGCGGTTCAATTGGATCCCAGACTGGCCGAAGGATTTGTGGAACTTGCCTGGTGCCACAACGAATTGGGACAATACGCACTGGCGCTGCAACATCTCCGCACCGCTGAAGGTCTCCTTCCCGATAACAAGAGGGTTCTTTACGAAACAGGTTTTGCTTATTATCATTTGGATAGTGCCGATAAAGCAATACGCTTATTTCGTCAGGCGCTTACCCAGGATTCAAATTATCTCCTGGCACGCATCGGTATGGCCGATGTGTACCGCGACAAAAAGAATGATTCACGCACCGCGATCAACTGGTACCGGTCCGTTATAGCCCGTGACCCGAACAACAAGAAGGCCCATTACTGGGCGGGTTGGTGCCACAATGAACTGAAAGAATATACCCAGGCACAACCTTATCTGCAACGGGTGTTGTCCCTTGACCCGGATGACCGGCTGGCCTATTCCGAATTGGGCTATGCAGCCTATTCCCTAAAGAATTTCACCGACGCTATATCCTACCTGAAGAAAACTGAAACCCTGCCAGGACCCCGTATTGAAACGGCCATGTACTATCTCGGGCTCTGTTATACCCAAACCGGGCAGAAACAGGAAGCCATCAAGAAGTACAATGAACTGGTCTTGATGGAAAGCGAACTGGCCACCGGCCTGTTAGCTGAGATCCGTGCCATGAAACAATGA
- a CDS encoding acyl-CoA thioesterase has product MAGLLPAFPPSFPFTATIPVRITDVNYGNHVGNDAVLSLLHEARMQFLGHYGFTELNCGGAGLIMRDVVIEFKKEIHYGQSLRIDVVASDLSKVSFDLYYRIRIGDTPAPAVLAKTGMVCFDYTAKKIMAVPEIVKTAFQPHD; this is encoded by the coding sequence ATGGCTGGCCTACTTCCTGCATTTCCTCCCTCCTTTCCATTTACGGCAACGATCCCTGTTCGTATCACCGATGTGAATTATGGAAACCATGTGGGTAATGATGCGGTGCTATCGCTCCTGCACGAAGCCAGGATGCAGTTTCTCGGGCACTATGGATTCACTGAGTTGAATTGCGGCGGAGCCGGATTGATCATGCGGGATGTGGTGATTGAATTCAAAAAAGAGATCCATTACGGGCAATCCCTCCGGATCGATGTAGTGGCGTCCGATCTGTCCAAAGTATCTTTTGATCTCTACTACCGGATTCGCATTGGCGATACACCCGCTCCTGCCGTACTCGCCAAAACAGGAATGGTTTGTTTTGATTATACTGCAAAGAAAATAATGGCTGTTCCCGAAATCGTTAAAACAGCTTTCCAACCCCATGATTGA
- a CDS encoding anti-sigma factor, whose protein sequence is MDSQIRNKMFDFEVPPPAGTWEKLSDRLDEWQHDRFMATKMESIAIDPPPPAWDNILARLEEATPDKGLVRTMPLRKWLVAASLIGVLAVSAYLLLNPKNNGASESSVVQTPVKPAPENITVQPTQENTGAEMTTLDNRSTSSLLASMSTSLVRKARRAMMAIDEMPEADTRRSQTSEKAHHQTANNDLGVMSASTAGTNSDRYYNLLDENGNLVRVSKKLSSLECVIKNGMVVPLDDKTATGDEDCTEKVKEWHKIMSSAPAITSPLDLLQVLSSGK, encoded by the coding sequence ATGGATAGTCAGATCAGAAATAAAATGTTTGATTTCGAGGTGCCTCCTCCGGCGGGTACCTGGGAAAAACTGTCTGATCGTCTCGATGAATGGCAGCATGACCGCTTCATGGCCACAAAAATGGAATCCATTGCCATTGATCCCCCTCCCCCTGCCTGGGATAATATCTTAGCCAGGTTAGAGGAAGCAACGCCTGATAAAGGATTAGTCAGGACAATGCCCCTGCGTAAATGGCTGGTAGCCGCATCACTCATAGGCGTATTGGCTGTTTCCGCCTATCTGCTGCTCAACCCAAAAAACAATGGAGCGAGTGAAAGTTCGGTGGTACAAACACCGGTGAAGCCCGCTCCTGAAAACATTACTGTACAACCGACACAGGAAAATACTGGAGCAGAAATGACCACCCTCGATAATCGTTCCACCAGTTCTTTGTTAGCCAGTATGTCAACCTCCCTTGTTAGAAAAGCCAGACGCGCCATGATGGCGATCGATGAAATGCCGGAGGCAGATACAAGGCGCTCACAAACTTCAGAAAAAGCACATCACCAAACAGCGAATAATGACCTGGGGGTTATGTCCGCTTCCACCGCGGGTACAAACAGCGATCGTTATTACAATCTGTTGGATGAAAATGGCAATCTGGTCCGGGTATCCAAAAAACTCTCTTCTCTAGAATGTGTGATAAAAAATGGAATGGTGGTGCCGCTGGATGATAAGACCGCAACGGGAGATGAGGATTGTACCGAGAAGGTAAAAGAATGGCATAAGATCATGAGTTCCGCCCCGGCGATCACTTCTCCTTTGGATCTTTTACAAGTACTGAGTTCAGGTAAATAA
- a CDS encoding sigma-70 family RNA polymerase sigma factor yields the protein MQEELYKRFSSKMYAVCLRYASNSDDAQDVLQDGFVKIFKNLEKFRGEGSFEGWIRRIFVNTAIEHLRRKTQMISIGEKEERSIPLPEKNALDNLAEKDILALIQQLSPGYRTVFNMYVIEGYTHKDIGEILGISEGTSKSQLARARVILQNMVKEHLYKKNG from the coding sequence ATGCAGGAGGAACTCTATAAACGCTTTTCCTCAAAAATGTATGCCGTTTGTCTGCGTTATGCCTCCAACAGCGACGATGCCCAGGATGTTTTGCAAGACGGCTTTGTCAAGATCTTTAAGAACCTGGAAAAATTCAGGGGGGAGGGTTCCTTCGAAGGTTGGATCCGACGAATCTTTGTCAATACCGCTATCGAACACCTCCGCCGAAAGACCCAGATGATCTCCATCGGTGAAAAGGAAGAACGCTCGATCCCGCTTCCGGAAAAGAACGCGCTTGATAACCTGGCCGAAAAAGACATTCTGGCCCTGATCCAGCAACTGTCGCCCGGATACCGCACTGTTTTCAACATGTATGTGATAGAAGGATACACACACAAGGATATTGGTGAGATACTCGGTATCAGCGAAGGAACCAGTAAATCGCAATTGGCCCGGGCCAGGGTCATCCTGCAGAATATGGTCAAAGAACATTTATATAAAAAAAATGGATAG
- the rdgB gene encoding RdgB/HAM1 family non-canonical purine NTP pyrophosphatase: protein MELIFATNNLFKVQEIRSILGNEMLVLPLKEAGIDIDIPEPFDTLEENARTKAQTIHAMTGKDCFSEDTGLEVEALNGEPGVKSARYAGDGRSFEDNITKLLQNLAPHPNRKARFRTVISLILAGQLYEFEGVCPGQILNSPQGSGGFGYDPVFVPDGDTRSFAEMTLEEKNRYSHRKIATAKLVAFLQTKMKS, encoded by the coding sequence ATGGAATTGATCTTTGCTACCAATAACCTGTTCAAAGTACAGGAGATCCGGTCGATACTGGGCAATGAAATGCTGGTACTTCCCCTGAAGGAAGCGGGTATTGACATTGATATTCCCGAGCCTTTTGATACACTGGAGGAAAACGCACGTACCAAGGCGCAAACGATCCATGCAATGACCGGCAAGGATTGTTTTAGTGAGGACACCGGCCTGGAAGTGGAAGCCCTGAATGGGGAACCCGGTGTAAAAAGCGCCCGCTATGCAGGTGATGGCCGCTCCTTCGAAGACAATATCACCAAACTCCTTCAAAACCTTGCCCCCCACCCAAACCGAAAGGCAAGGTTCAGAACGGTTATTTCACTTATTTTAGCGGGGCAGTTGTATGAGTTTGAAGGGGTTTGCCCAGGCCAGATATTAAACAGCCCACAGGGCTCAGGTGGCTTTGGTTATGACCCTGTCTTTGTACCGGACGGTGATACCCGTAGTTTCGCCGAAATGACCCTCGAAGAAAAGAACCGATACAGCCACCGAAAAATAGCGACCGCCAAACTGGTCGCATTTTTGCAAACCAAAATGAAATCCTAA
- a CDS encoding branched-chain amino acid aminotransferase, translating into MIASMEILISKTLKSRLPETNLENIPFGRVFTDHMLEADYENGEWKRVEIKPYQPLMLDPSLSALHYGQAIFEGIKAYKDQEGNPAIFRPYDNFQRFNKSAVRMNMPEVPEEIFLEGMRQLIELDKGWIPSQQEHSLYIRPVMFSSDPMLGVRPSDSYKFLIILSPTGPYYATPMRILVEQHFTRACKGGVGYSKNAGNYGGSMLAATIAREKGFDQVLWTDAEEHKWLQEVGMMNVFFVIDGVAVTPSLEEGTILAGVTRDSVITGLKEMGVKVEERMIHIDEVVKAYQEGRLTEVFGTGTAAVIAPIRELNYNGFAMEFNTGEFKHSPAVKSWLTGIREGKIADVHGWMFRV; encoded by the coding sequence ATGATAGCATCTATGGAGATTTTGATCAGTAAGACCTTGAAAAGCCGGTTGCCGGAAACCAATCTGGAGAACATTCCCTTTGGCCGGGTATTTACCGACCACATGTTGGAAGCGGATTATGAGAATGGGGAATGGAAACGGGTGGAGATTAAGCCATATCAGCCTTTGATGTTGGATCCTTCTCTATCCGCCCTGCATTATGGGCAGGCCATTTTTGAGGGTATCAAAGCGTATAAGGACCAGGAAGGAAATCCGGCGATATTCAGGCCTTATGATAATTTTCAACGGTTCAATAAGTCGGCTGTTCGGATGAATATGCCTGAAGTGCCTGAGGAGATATTCCTCGAGGGTATGCGTCAGCTCATTGAGCTGGACAAAGGATGGATCCCTTCTCAACAGGAACATTCCCTGTATATCCGTCCCGTGATGTTTTCCTCCGATCCCATGCTGGGGGTACGTCCGTCAGATTCGTATAAATTCCTGATCATTTTAAGTCCGACAGGACCCTATTACGCTACACCCATGCGTATCCTGGTGGAGCAGCATTTTACCCGGGCCTGTAAGGGTGGGGTAGGTTATTCCAAGAATGCGGGCAATTATGGGGGAAGCATGCTGGCGGCAACGATCGCCCGCGAAAAAGGATTTGACCAGGTGTTGTGGACCGATGCCGAAGAACACAAGTGGTTGCAGGAAGTGGGGATGATGAATGTATTCTTTGTGATCGATGGGGTAGCGGTAACTCCTTCTTTGGAGGAGGGAACGATCCTGGCCGGGGTGACCCGCGACAGTGTCATCACAGGGTTGAAAGAAATGGGGGTAAAAGTGGAAGAACGCATGATCCATATCGACGAAGTGGTTAAAGCCTACCAGGAAGGCAGGCTGACGGAAGTTTTTGGAACAGGTACCGCGGCCGTGATCGCACCCATCCGTGAATTGAATTACAACGGCTTTGCGATGGAATTCAATACCGGGGAATTCAAACACTCACCCGCCGTAAAGAGTTGGTTGACAGGGATCCGTGAAGGAAAGATCGCGGATGTCCACGGATGGATGTTTCGGGTATAA
- a CDS encoding 30S ribosomal protein S12, which yields MPTIQQLVRKGREIIKAKSKSRALDSCPQRRGVCTRVYTTTPKKPNSALRKVAKVRLTNKVEVIAYIPGEGHNLQEHSIVLIRGGRVKDLPGVRYHIVRGSLDTAGVKDRKQSRSKYGTKKEKAKK from the coding sequence ATGCCTACAATACAGCAACTTGTAAGAAAAGGAAGAGAAATTATCAAGGCGAAAAGCAAATCCCGTGCATTGGACAGCTGTCCTCAACGCCGCGGTGTTTGTACCCGTGTTTACACTACTACGCCTAAGAAACCGAACTCGGCGCTTCGTAAAGTTGCCAAGGTACGTTTGACCAATAAGGTGGAGGTGATCGCCTATATTCCCGGTGAAGGCCACAACCTGCAGGAGCACTCCATCGTGTTGATCCGCGGGGGTCGTGTGAAGGATCTTCCAGGTGTACGTTATCACATTGTTCGTGGTTCACTGGATACTGCCGGTGTAAAAGACCGTAAACAAAGCCGTTCCAAATACGGTACGAAGAAAGAAAAAGCCAAGAAATAA
- the rpsG gene encoding 30S ribosomal protein S7, with protein sequence MRKAQAKKLPLAPDPKFNDKLVTRFVNNLMWEGKKSVSYEIFYNALERVNKVTGEEGYDVWKRALANVTPSVEVRSRRIGGATFQIPTEVRTDRKISLSMKWLIRYSRERNGRSMADKLANEIVAAAKGEGAAFKKKEDTHRMAEANKAFAHFRV encoded by the coding sequence ATGCGGAAAGCACAAGCAAAAAAACTTCCTTTAGCACCCGATCCCAAATTCAATGACAAACTGGTTACCCGGTTTGTAAACAACCTGATGTGGGAAGGCAAGAAGAGTGTTTCTTACGAGATCTTTTACAATGCCCTGGAGCGTGTAAACAAAGTAACCGGCGAAGAAGGATATGATGTGTGGAAAAGAGCCCTCGCCAATGTTACACCTTCTGTTGAAGTGCGCAGCCGTCGTATCGGGGGTGCTACTTTTCAGATCCCTACCGAGGTAAGAACTGACCGCAAGATCTCTCTCAGCATGAAATGGTTGATCCGTTACAGCCGCGAGCGCAATGGTCGCAGCATGGCCGACAAACTGGCGAACGAGATCGTAGCCGCAGCAAAAGGCGAAGGCGCTGCTTTCAAGAAAAAAGAAGATACCCATCGTATGGCTGAAGCCAACAAGGCTTTTGCCCACTTCCGGGTATAA
- the fusA gene encoding elongation factor G has translation MADLKFQRNFGIAAHIDAGKTTTTERILRYTGMIHRIGEVHDGAATTDWMEQEKERGITITSAAVSCMWNFPTVLGKATPDTKKYYFNIIDTPGHVDFTVEVERSMRVLDGLIALFSAVDGVEPQSETVWRQANRYGVPRIGFVNKMDRAGADFLNVVKQVKEMLGSKAVPLQLPIGAEDNFKGVVDLIKMKGIIWHMETEGMTFDEIDIPNDMLEEAKEWRASLVEAVAEYDDQLMEKFFDNPDTISEDEIHEAIRKATIDLSIVPMMCGSSFKNKGVQTALDAVCRYLPSPIDIPDTKGTNPDNGEELVRRADPKDPFAALAFKIMTDPFVGRLAFFRVYSGRLDAGSYVLNVRSGKKERISRIMKMFANKQNPIDFIEAGDIGAAVGFKEIKTGDTLCDENHPITLENMFIPEPVIAIAVEPKTQADVDKMGMAIAKLVEEDPTLRVNTDEDTGQTILRGMGELHLEIIIDRMRREFKVEVNQGAPQVAYKEAFNATVEHREVLKKQTGGRGKFADIMFTLGPVDADWKAENPDKHFQFVNNIVGGSIPREFITPIQKGFEQSMTTGVLANYPVDNMKIRIFDGGFHAVDSDAMSFELCAKQGFREAARKAKPILLEPIMRVEVVTPDQYMGDVTGDLNRRRGMMEGMDSRNNAQVIKAKVPLSEMFGYVTQLRSMSSGRASSTMEFSHYAPTPNNISEEVIAKVKGKVNA, from the coding sequence ATGGCAGACTTAAAATTTCAACGGAATTTCGGTATCGCGGCACACATTGATGCCGGTAAAACAACGACTACCGAGCGTATCCTTCGTTATACCGGGATGATCCACCGGATCGGAGAGGTGCACGACGGTGCGGCTACCACCGACTGGATGGAGCAGGAAAAGGAGCGTGGTATCACCATTACTTCCGCGGCCGTTAGCTGTATGTGGAATTTCCCTACCGTATTGGGTAAGGCTACTCCCGATACCAAAAAATATTATTTCAACATCATCGATACTCCGGGTCACGTGGACTTTACCGTGGAGGTAGAGCGTTCCATGCGTGTACTCGATGGACTGATCGCTTTGTTCTCTGCGGTTGACGGGGTAGAACCTCAGTCAGAAACCGTATGGCGCCAGGCCAACCGCTACGGGGTTCCCCGTATCGGGTTTGTCAACAAAATGGACCGTGCCGGTGCCGACTTCCTGAATGTCGTGAAGCAGGTGAAGGAAATGCTGGGTTCCAAAGCGGTTCCCCTGCAGCTCCCCATCGGTGCAGAAGACAATTTCAAAGGCGTGGTTGACCTGATCAAAATGAAAGGGATCATCTGGCACATGGAAACAGAGGGAATGACCTTTGATGAAATTGATATCCCCAACGATATGCTGGAAGAAGCCAAAGAATGGCGTGCCAGCCTGGTGGAAGCCGTGGCTGAATACGATGACCAGTTGATGGAGAAATTCTTTGATAATCCGGATACCATCTCCGAAGATGAAATCCACGAGGCCATCCGGAAAGCCACCATCGACCTCAGCATCGTACCGATGATGTGTGGATCTTCCTTCAAGAACAAAGGGGTACAAACAGCCCTGGATGCCGTTTGCCGCTACCTTCCTTCCCCGATCGATATTCCTGATACAAAAGGAACCAATCCTGATAATGGGGAAGAACTCGTGCGCAGAGCGGATCCCAAAGACCCCTTTGCCGCCCTTGCATTTAAGATCATGACCGATCCCTTTGTGGGTCGTCTGGCCTTCTTCCGTGTGTATAGCGGACGCCTTGATGCCGGTTCTTATGTACTGAACGTACGGAGCGGTAAGAAAGAGCGTATCAGCCGTATCATGAAGATGTTTGCCAATAAACAAAACCCGATCGATTTCATCGAAGCAGGTGATATCGGCGCGGCGGTTGGTTTCAAAGAGATCAAAACAGGGGATACCCTTTGTGATGAGAACCATCCGATCACCCTCGAGAACATGTTCATCCCTGAGCCTGTGATCGCAATCGCCGTGGAACCTAAAACACAAGCCGACGTAGATAAAATGGGTATGGCCATTGCCAAACTCGTGGAAGAAGATCCTACGCTGCGGGTAAATACCGATGAAGATACCGGTCAAACCATTCTTCGCGGAATGGGTGAATTGCACCTGGAGATCATCATCGACCGGATGCGTCGTGAATTCAAAGTAGAAGTGAACCAGGGAGCACCCCAGGTGGCTTATAAAGAAGCATTCAATGCGACTGTGGAACACCGTGAGGTGCTGAAAAAGCAAACCGGTGGTCGTGGTAAATTCGCGGACATCATGTTCACCCTGGGTCCCGTGGATGCCGACTGGAAAGCAGAGAACCCCGACAAACACTTCCAATTCGTAAACAATATCGTAGGTGGTTCCATTCCGCGTGAATTCATTACGCCGATCCAGAAAGGTTTCGAGCAGTCAATGACCACGGGTGTATTGGCCAACTATCCGGTTGACAATATGAAGATCCGCATCTTCGACGGTGGTTTCCACGCGGTTGACTCCGATGCGATGTCCTTTGAATTGTGTGCCAAGCAAGGTTTCCGCGAAGCGGCCCGTAAAGCCAAACCGATCCTGCTGGAACCCATCATGCGTGTGGAAGTAGTAACACCCGATCAGTACATGGGTGATGTGACCGGTGACCTTAACCGCCGTCGTGGTATGATGGAAGGAATGGACAGCCGTAACAATGCCCAGGTGATCAAGGCCAAAGTGCCCCTGAGCGAAATGTTTGGCTATGTAACGCAATTGCGTTCCATGTCATCCGGACGTGCTTCCTCTACCATGGAATTCTCTCACTACGCACCTACACCGAATAATATTTCGGAGGAAGTGATCGCGAAAGTGAAAGGAAAAGTGAATGCATAA